In Mytilus edulis chromosome 6, xbMytEdul2.2, whole genome shotgun sequence, the following proteins share a genomic window:
- the LOC139526501 gene encoding uncharacterized protein, whose product MTQHYQIYFVLLIVIFLSSNTCYAQFILEGDTQAFFEDGAGAGTDILGGTGTDFSLASALLPLLLLGPLLLAATTPTATAAQAAQAAQAVPVPVAPATPQTITVLVPAATTQCVPETCPAGFIVLPNQASSTSCYSDSGATTQTWDAALVDCTRTPGAYLWRPNTEQEAAAVRNKYSIADNVFVWTGANLNADGTFRFAIENGLFDFANLPFGVGAAGTPNAGVGTDCVGLRFTPGPGIWSDQSCTLALRYICEYPRRVCP is encoded by the exons atatattttgttttgttgattgtCATATTTCTATCAAGTAATACGTGCTATGCACAGTTCATATTAGAGGGCGACACACAAGCATTTTTCGAGGATGGAG CTGGTGCTGGGACGGATATACTAGGTGGTACAGGGACTGATTTTTCCCTAGCTTCGGCTCTTTTACCACTGTTACTTCTTGGACCCTTACTATTGGCGGCAACAACACCCACTGCTACAGCAGCTCAGGCAGCTCAGGCAGCTCAGGCTGTACCTGTACCTGTAGCGCCAGCAACACCACAAACCATAACTGTTTTAGTCCCTGCTGCGACTA cgcAATGTGTTCCGGAAACTTGTCCAGCTGGATTCATTGTCTTACCAAACCAAGCAAGTAGTACAAGCTGTTATTCTGATAGTGGTGCTACTACTCAAACGTGGGATGCAGCTCTG GTGGATTGTACCAGGACACCGGGTGCCTACCTGTGGAGACCAAACACTGAACAAGAAGCCGCTGCTGTTAGAAATAAATATAGCATTG CCGATAATGTATTTGTGTGGACCGGTGCAAATTTAAACGCGGATGGGACCTTCAGATTTGCCATAGAAAATGGTCTATTTGATTTTGCAAACCTCCCATTTGGAGTAG GCGCGGCAGGCACACCTAATGCTGGAGTAGGTACTGACTGTGTGGGACTAAGGTTCACGCCCGGCCCGGGGATATGGAGTGACCAGTCGTGTACCCTTGCGCTCCGCTACATATGCGAGTATCCACGA AGAGTTTGTCCATAG